From a single Intestinibaculum porci genomic region:
- a CDS encoding IS1595 family transposase, whose translation MEIQNIAANLSNIKLDQFQIEQILDMVEEYIEANETASTPIIEHCPKCPEKHPKMIKAGHTKSGKQMYRCKSCNKRFVADTGQLTFYSHQSLSKWKVVLKDTLNGLALRETAFKIGVHYVTVFRMRHKLLHFIEMILANDSVGDVAEIDEKYILASHKGTKLEGVDPRKHGSIAPKPGITDILVCIMTVVSRGGNTFIHTYNTGRPTDVNGYEFCQHIDKESYCFTDGINIYDWSLKKRNCGVKHLKLDEYTKTDHLNTVNGLHSFIESEIIYYRNISTKYINRYNSLFMIQYNFRKLNISEKVTKLLGMLRQHQQYFYIRQLSKERIFKFSNSIFDL comes from the coding sequence ATGGAAATTCAAAACATTGCTGCTAATTTATCTAATATTAAACTAGATCAATTTCAAATTGAACAGATTCTTGATATGGTTGAGGAGTATATTGAAGCTAATGAAACTGCGTCTACACCTATCATAGAGCATTGCCCAAAATGTCCTGAAAAACATCCTAAAATGATCAAAGCAGGACACACAAAAAGTGGCAAGCAAATGTATAGATGTAAAAGCTGTAATAAACGCTTTGTAGCGGATACCGGTCAATTAACTTTCTATTCACATCAGAGCCTTTCAAAGTGGAAAGTTGTTCTTAAAGATACACTCAACGGTTTAGCTTTACGCGAAACTGCATTCAAAATCGGTGTGCATTATGTGACTGTATTTAGAATGCGTCATAAGCTACTTCATTTCATTGAAATGATCCTAGCTAATGATTCTGTAGGTGATGTAGCTGAAATAGATGAGAAGTACATCCTGGCGAGTCATAAAGGGACTAAGCTGGAAGGCGTTGATCCTCGAAAACATGGATCAATAGCACCGAAACCAGGCATAACTGATATTCTAGTATGTATTATGACCGTAGTTTCCCGAGGCGGAAATACATTTATTCACACCTATAATACCGGTCGACCTACTGACGTGAATGGCTATGAATTTTGTCAGCATATTGATAAAGAAAGCTACTGCTTTACAGATGGTATCAATATTTATGACTGGAGTCTGAAAAAACGAAATTGCGGCGTAAAGCATCTAAAACTCGATGAGTATACAAAAACTGATCATTTGAATACTGTAAATGGACTTCATTCATTTATTGAATCAGAAATCATCTATTATAGAAATATATCAACAAAGTATATAAATAGATATAACTCGTTATTTATGATCCAATATAATTTCAGAAAACTTAATATCAGCGAGAAAGTTACAAAGCTTTTAGGGATGCTGAGACAGCATCAGCAATATTTCTACATTCGCCAGCTCAGTAAAGAAAGAATATTTAAGTTTAGCAATAGTATATTCGATCTGTAA
- a CDS encoding acyltransferase family protein — protein MKLNYHILSKYRTPLMGIAMISIICMHYFEDLTLYFSQGTIAYAIGRSVLDVVSTFGVEIFLFLSGIGLFYSWHKKHELIPFYKKRFSRVLIPYLAIGSIFFIIYYINRGFDPFKFFKGLFFITFFERGFRTFWYILCIMLCYLLFPFINHFINDSHHELRSLIGLIAATILFNTAIAIINPALFDNIEILLTRLPIFMIGVYFGKLVYEEKTISHKAILFYCLCFIGAITLRVFKTNIGLPFWGVYQRYIAALLALPTMLMFSAVLEYISNNMMQILNFFGKHSLEIFLFHMCYRYFFRAFHLPTIYFPNECLMVALSVFTATLYSYFYTKSYQRHPLRFTFSH, from the coding sequence GTGAAACTCAATTACCATATATTATCAAAATACCGTACCCCACTTATGGGCATAGCCATGATCAGTATTATCTGTATGCATTACTTTGAAGATTTAACACTCTACTTTAGTCAAGGCACCATCGCTTATGCGATTGGCCGCAGCGTCCTTGATGTCGTCTCCACCTTTGGCGTTGAAATCTTCTTATTCTTATCAGGTATTGGATTGTTCTATTCCTGGCATAAAAAACATGAGCTCATACCTTTTTATAAAAAACGTTTCAGTCGTGTCCTGATTCCTTATTTAGCCATCGGCAGCATCTTCTTTATTATTTACTATATTAACCGTGGCTTTGATCCCTTTAAATTTTTCAAAGGCTTATTCTTTATTACCTTCTTTGAACGAGGCTTCAGAACCTTCTGGTACATCTTATGTATTATGCTCTGTTACTTATTATTCCCATTCATTAATCATTTCATTAATGATTCCCATCATGAATTACGCTCTTTAATCGGTTTGATTGCGGCTACTATTTTATTCAATACCGCTATCGCCATCATCAATCCCGCTTTATTCGATAATATCGAGATTCTCTTAACCCGTTTACCCATCTTTATGATTGGCGTCTATTTCGGTAAACTTGTCTATGAAGAAAAAACCATTTCTCATAAAGCTATTTTATTCTATTGTCTCTGCTTTATCGGTGCCATCACATTACGTGTTTTCAAAACCAATATCGGCTTACCATTCTGGGGTGTCTACCAGCGTTATATTGCGGCTTTGTTAGCCTTACCAACAATGTTAATGTTTTCCGCGGTGCTAGAATATATCTCAAATAACATGATGCAAATCCTCAATTTCTTTGGGAAACATTCCTTAGAAATCTTCTTATTCCATATGTGTTATCGTTATTTCTTTAGAGCCTTCCATCTGCCAACCATTTATTTCCCTAATGAATGTCTGATGGTTGCCCTCTCCGTCTTCACCGCAACACTGTATAGTTACTTCTATACGAAATCTTATCAAAGACATCCCTTACGATTCACCTTCTCCCATTAA
- a CDS encoding SWIM zinc finger family protein: MGYKDLFDDVIFKRGMGYYSDDRVHHVKMDGHVLTGEVDGTKKYHCKITFDASGEVKKMSCDCPYGENGTPCKHEAALLVKFTYGDLPFLADGDEFDDFVAEVNEGTKNAFLAQLFRNDPRQLEAFKRFAHIALDEQDLMQMIAYMEGIVERNTAKGFIDYYAMPDFDEEMNSVFEDIHNCMEENRKHAFCLILATYDALLNVECDDSDGRLGMMFKHLGDYLGILLSDASQEELDIYYDKIMSLVKDPRCDDQEYLLNALTKVTVKEYVDRFNDAIENLMDDDDGFRDYTHFLIESHINNHAPIEQVLTEYHSLHPMLKRDMAKRVCNYLLDCEEYDLFEKELKQLLKEMPDRDNTEYMEMLKDFYKKIGNHQAYFKTLEDLFFKHPYNKDYYHEYKDVIGDDWNQKRNDIFNRIPESIGKKNIYFEEGMYDQLMSCLENFGSISDLEEYMDVLKDQYSDRLITAMAKDIDEMALRTSNRYTYRSIAYHMNRMLAIDGAKDTVISLLSKFRSKYRNRRAMQDELKAVEIALSEQA; encoded by the coding sequence ATGGGATACAAAGACTTATTTGATGATGTGATCTTTAAAAGAGGAATGGGTTACTACAGTGATGATCGGGTCCATCATGTTAAGATGGATGGACATGTCTTAACGGGTGAAGTGGATGGGACAAAGAAATATCATTGTAAGATTACTTTTGATGCATCTGGTGAAGTGAAGAAAATGAGTTGTGATTGTCCTTATGGAGAAAATGGCACGCCTTGCAAGCATGAAGCTGCTTTGCTGGTAAAATTTACGTATGGGGATTTACCATTCTTAGCGGATGGTGATGAATTTGATGATTTTGTGGCGGAAGTTAATGAAGGAACTAAAAATGCATTCTTGGCGCAGCTTTTTAGAAATGATCCAAGGCAGTTAGAAGCGTTTAAAAGATTTGCCCATATTGCTTTAGATGAGCAGGATCTGATGCAAATGATCGCGTATATGGAAGGAATTGTTGAGAGGAATACGGCAAAAGGATTTATTGATTATTATGCGATGCCTGATTTTGATGAAGAAATGAATTCGGTGTTTGAAGATATTCATAATTGCATGGAGGAAAACCGTAAACATGCTTTCTGTTTGATTTTAGCCACATATGATGCTTTGCTCAATGTGGAATGCGATGATAGTGATGGGCGTCTGGGTATGATGTTCAAGCATTTAGGGGATTATTTAGGCATATTATTGAGTGATGCTTCGCAAGAAGAATTAGATATCTATTACGATAAGATTATGTCACTTGTTAAAGATCCTCGCTGTGATGATCAGGAATATCTGCTTAATGCCCTGACAAAAGTGACTGTTAAAGAATATGTAGATCGTTTTAATGATGCGATTGAAAATTTAATGGATGACGATGATGGGTTTCGGGATTATACCCATTTCCTGATTGAAAGTCATATCAATAATCATGCACCTATCGAGCAAGTATTAACCGAATATCATAGTCTGCATCCAATGCTTAAACGTGATATGGCGAAACGTGTATGCAATTATCTGTTAGATTGTGAAGAATATGATCTTTTTGAAAAAGAACTCAAACAATTACTAAAAGAAATGCCCGATCGGGATAATACTGAATATATGGAAATGCTGAAGGATTTCTATAAGAAGATAGGTAATCATCAGGCTTATTTCAAAACACTGGAAGATCTCTTTTTCAAGCATCCTTATAATAAAGATTACTATCATGAATACAAAGATGTAATTGGAGATGACTGGAATCAAAAGCGAAATGATATTTTCAATCGCATTCCAGAAAGTATTGGGAAAAAGAATATTTATTTTGAAGAAGGTATGTATGATCAGCTGATGTCATGTTTAGAGAATTTTGGCTCAATATCTGATCTGGAAGAATACATGGATGTATTAAAAGATCAATATAGTGACAGACTCATTACGGCGATGGCTAAAGACATTGACGAAATGGCTTTACGTACCTCTAATCGTTATACATACCGCTCTATTGCTTATCATATGAATAGAATGTTGGCAATTGATGGGGCGAAAGATACAGTGATCTCTTTATTATCGAAGTTTAGATCAAAATATCGGAACCGTCGGGCGATGCAGGATGAACTAAAGGCAGTTGAGATCGCTTTAAGTGAACAGGCATAA
- the rplM gene encoding 50S ribosomal protein L13, translating to MRQTTMANAATIEKKWYVVDATDMVLGRLASQVAAVLRGKNKPTYTPHVDTGDYVIIINADKVRMTGKKLQNVKYYHHTGWLGGLKVKTAQEFLEKDPTGFVEHAVKGMLPHNTLGRAQGMKLFVYAGNEHPHAAQKPEELKIKG from the coding sequence ATGAGACAAACAACAATGGCTAATGCAGCCACTATTGAAAAGAAATGGTACGTTGTTGATGCAACTGACATGGTATTAGGTCGTTTAGCATCACAGGTTGCCGCTGTATTAAGAGGTAAAAACAAACCAACTTACACTCCACATGTAGATACTGGTGATTATGTTATTATTATTAATGCAGACAAAGTCAGAATGACTGGTAAGAAATTACAGAACGTAAAATATTACCATCATACTGGATGGCTTGGAGGTCTTAAAGTTAAGACTGCTCAGGAATTCTTAGAAAAGGATCCAACAGGCTTTGTAGAACATGCTGTTAAAGGTATGTTACCACACAACACTTTAGGAAGAGCACAGGGTATGAAATTATTTGTTTACGCAGGTAACGAACATCCACATGCAGCTCAGAAGCCAGAAGAATTGAAAATTAAGGGATAG
- the rpsI gene encoding 30S ribosomal protein S9, whose protein sequence is MANVQYRGTGRRKTSVARVILTPGTGNVTIDGRNAREYLQSDILVQIVNQPLELTGTKDKFDVKVNVYGGGYSGQAGAIRHGIARALLEAGEDYRPTLKAAGLLTRDARKKERKKYGLKKARKAPQFSKR, encoded by the coding sequence ATGGCTAATGTACAATACAGAGGAACAGGACGTAGAAAAACATCAGTAGCACGTGTTATCTTAACACCAGGTACTGGTAACGTTACAATCGATGGTAGAAATGCTAGAGAATATTTACAGTCAGATATTCTTGTTCAGATCGTCAACCAACCATTAGAATTAACAGGAACTAAAGATAAGTTCGATGTTAAGGTTAATGTATACGGTGGTGGATACAGCGGTCAGGCTGGTGCTATCCGTCATGGTATCGCTAGAGCTTTACTTGAAGCTGGTGAAGATTACAGACCAACTTTAAAAGCTGCTGGTTTATTAACTCGTGATGCACGTAAGAAAGAACGTAAGAAATACGGTCTTAAGAAAGCTCGTAAAGCACCACAGTTCTCAAAACGTTAA
- the feoB gene encoding ferrous iron transport protein B: MTLDQLEIGETGYVDVVGGNGALRQHFLDMGLIPGAEVTIVKYAPMGDPIEMRIHGYELTLRRDDAKNITVHKVKKTDHIHNKGEEFHEHPGLGEDGVRYHDRKQEHPLPEGTTLTFALAGNQNAGKTTLFNQLTGSNQHVGNFPGVTVDQKSGVIKNHSETQVVDLPGIYSLSPYTTEEIVSRRYILDEQPKGIINIADATSIERSLYLTMQLMELDTPIVLALNMMDEMIGNGGGVDINKMEHMLGIPVVPISAAKNEGIDELVRHAIHIAKYQEKPLVTDFCGENDYGGAVHRAIHATMHLIEDHAKAAHLPLRFAATKALEGDHRIIQALALEENEKEMIEHIVKQMENERGLDRSAAIADMRYSFIMKVVDACVKKPKESKERLRSERIDRILTGKYTAIPAFVLIMGCVFFLTFNVIGAYLQGLLEDGIGALSHVVDHAFTLWHVNSVVHSLVIDGIFNGVGTVLSFVPIIVTLFFFLSILEDSGYMARIAFVMDKLLRKIGLSGRSVVPMLIGFGCSVPGVMSTRTLPSERDRKLTIMMIPFMSCTAKLPIYAFFTAAFFPHRGGLVMLFLYITGIVVGILTALVLKNSYFKGEAVPFVMELPNYRMPSAKNVLELLWDKAKDFVERAFTVIFVATIIIWFLQTFNFSLNVVQNSKDSILAVIAGFLAPLFKPVGFADWRIVTALISGFMAKESVVSTLSVLFGSTKALQAVLTPAKALSLLVFCLLYTPCVAAISSIKRELGGKMACVIVLFQCGIAYLCAFIVYLCTMIL; this comes from the coding sequence ATGACATTAGATCAATTAGAAATAGGTGAAACAGGCTACGTCGACGTGGTCGGCGGTAATGGAGCACTGCGCCAGCATTTCTTAGATATGGGTCTGATCCCTGGCGCAGAGGTTACCATCGTCAAATATGCACCAATGGGTGATCCGATTGAAATGCGTATTCATGGCTATGAGTTAACATTGCGCCGTGATGATGCAAAAAATATCACTGTTCATAAAGTCAAAAAGACAGATCATATACATAATAAGGGTGAGGAATTTCATGAACATCCTGGCTTAGGTGAAGATGGCGTACGTTATCATGACCGTAAACAGGAACATCCTTTGCCGGAAGGGACAACACTAACCTTTGCTTTAGCGGGGAACCAGAATGCAGGGAAAACCACTTTATTCAACCAGCTAACGGGTTCTAATCAGCATGTGGGGAACTTCCCTGGTGTCACTGTTGATCAGAAAAGCGGAGTGATTAAAAATCATAGTGAAACCCAGGTGGTAGATTTGCCAGGAATTTATTCTTTATCGCCTTATACGACTGAAGAAATTGTCTCTCGTCGTTATATTCTCGATGAACAGCCCAAAGGGATTATTAATATTGCCGATGCAACAAGTATTGAACGTTCGCTGTATTTAACGATGCAGTTAATGGAACTTGATACGCCAATTGTGTTAGCCTTAAATATGATGGATGAAATGATTGGTAATGGCGGCGGCGTAGATATTAATAAAATGGAACATATGTTAGGTATTCCAGTGGTACCGATCTCCGCTGCGAAAAATGAAGGGATTGACGAACTTGTCCGTCATGCGATTCATATCGCTAAATATCAGGAAAAACCACTGGTTACTGACTTCTGCGGGGAAAATGATTATGGCGGTGCTGTCCATCGTGCCATTCATGCCACGATGCATTTGATTGAAGATCATGCCAAAGCAGCCCACTTACCATTACGTTTTGCGGCGACGAAAGCCTTGGAAGGTGATCATCGTATTATTCAGGCCTTAGCGTTAGAAGAAAATGAAAAAGAAATGATCGAACATATCGTTAAGCAGATGGAAAATGAACGTGGCTTAGATCGCAGTGCGGCGATTGCGGATATGCGTTACAGCTTTATTATGAAAGTTGTTGATGCCTGTGTAAAGAAACCAAAAGAATCGAAAGAACGTTTGCGTTCTGAACGTATTGATCGTATCTTGACGGGAAAATATACGGCTATTCCGGCTTTTGTTCTCATTATGGGATGTGTCTTCTTTTTAACCTTTAATGTGATAGGAGCCTACTTACAAGGCTTATTAGAAGATGGCATTGGGGCTTTATCTCATGTCGTGGATCATGCCTTTACTTTATGGCATGTTAACAGTGTTGTGCATTCCTTAGTCATTGATGGAATTTTCAATGGGGTAGGAACTGTGTTATCGTTTGTACCAATTATTGTCACATTATTCTTCTTCCTTTCCATTTTGGAAGATTCTGGTTATATGGCGCGTATTGCCTTTGTCATGGATAAACTGTTACGTAAGATTGGTTTATCGGGACGTAGCGTGGTACCGATGCTGATTGGTTTTGGCTGCTCCGTGCCAGGGGTTATGTCGACGCGTACGCTGCCGAGTGAACGTGATCGAAAATTAACGATCATGATGATTCCTTTTATGAGCTGTACGGCGAAATTGCCAATCTATGCTTTCTTTACCGCTGCTTTCTTCCCGCATCGCGGGGGTTTAGTGATGTTATTCTTATATATCACAGGTATTGTCGTTGGGATTTTAACGGCGTTAGTATTAAAGAATTCGTATTTCAAAGGGGAAGCTGTTCCTTTTGTCATGGAATTACCAAATTACCGTATGCCAAGTGCGAAAAATGTCTTAGAACTGTTATGGGATAAAGCGAAAGACTTTGTGGAAAGAGCCTTTACCGTTATTTTTGTAGCTACGATTATTATCTGGTTCTTACAGACTTTCAACTTCTCCCTTAATGTTGTACAAAATTCTAAAGATTCAATCTTAGCGGTTATTGCTGGATTCTTAGCGCCATTATTTAAACCGGTTGGTTTTGCAGACTGGCGCATTGTGACAGCCTTGATTTCAGGCTTTATGGCCAAGGAATCAGTTGTCTCGACATTATCAGTCTTATTTGGTTCAACCAAAGCCTTGCAGGCAGTTTTAACACCAGCTAAAGCATTATCATTATTAGTCTTCTGTTTACTGTATACACCATGCGTTGCAGCGATCTCTTCGATCAAGCGTGAATTAGGGGGAAAGATGGCTTGTGTGATTGTGTTATTCCAGTGTGGGATAGCTTATCTTTGTGCTTTTATTGTGTACTTATGCACGATGATTCTATAA
- a CDS encoding phage tail tip lysozyme has product MKKLYKCLGALVLVLALGVQVASSVSIGATSNEASIYSLLTNTYGYNTAAASGILSNLYHESGFNPTAKSGPSIGLCQWLGGRKTNLISYARNHGYSAYSINGQVAFLDYELKTGYSSLYSYLHSVDNTASGAYNAAYKFCYVFERPANKVYRSSQRGATARSTYFTKYKNSDTSIATDASLSNNAVTTDDNQDNNVADDNTSAAKYTKGTYTTNLDMNVRSKAAMSGKVIGYVSRGSTVKVSSVKNAKWGKVKLSGKTGYVSLKYSTKK; this is encoded by the coding sequence ATGAAGAAATTATATAAGTGTTTAGGGGCTTTAGTTTTAGTTTTAGCATTAGGGGTACAGGTTGCCAGCTCAGTATCGATCGGTGCCACTTCTAATGAAGCATCAATCTATTCCCTGTTGACAAATACATATGGTTATAATACCGCTGCCGCATCTGGTATTTTATCAAACTTATATCATGAATCAGGCTTTAACCCTACCGCTAAATCTGGTCCTTCGATCGGTTTATGTCAGTGGTTAGGCGGGCGTAAGACAAACCTGATTTCTTATGCAAGAAATCATGGCTATTCTGCTTATTCGATCAATGGTCAGGTGGCTTTCTTAGACTATGAGTTAAAGACTGGCTACAGCAGCTTATACAGCTACTTACATTCTGTAGACAATACAGCGAGCGGTGCTTACAATGCAGCTTATAAGTTCTGTTATGTCTTTGAAAGACCAGCTAATAAAGTGTATCGTTCAAGTCAGCGTGGTGCTACAGCTCGTTCTACTTACTTCACAAAGTATAAGAACTCTGATACTTCCATTGCGACTGACGCTTCTTTATCTAATAACGCTGTAACGACTGATGATAATCAGGACAACAATGTAGCTGATGATAATACTTCAGCCGCTAAGTATACAAAAGGGACATATACCACTAACTTAGATATGAATGTGCGTTCAAAAGCGGCGATGTCAGGTAAAGTTATTGGCTATGTTTCAAGAGGTTCAACAGTGAAAGTCTCTTCAGTTAAAAATGCTAAATGGGGTAAAGTGAAACTTTCTGGTAAAACAGGTTATGTTTCATTAAAATACTCAACGAAAAAATAA
- a CDS encoding beta/alpha barrel domain-containing protein: MDSNENKEILVTESKDEKKVPTITSKLRHNILEIPKEVYKASGIVIYGRRIKSFVFSTDIAIIRNCDADAVFAVYPFTPQQAISNAIISNSYIPVFCGVGGGTTNGLRTIGLAKDVEAQGAMGVVLNAPITNMNLLAVAKSVDIPVIITVVSEDTNIDRRLESGASIINVAAGAKTADVVRSIRSRYPDLPIIASGGKSGETILKTIEAGANAITYTPPTTAELFSAMMTKYR, encoded by the coding sequence ATGGATTCGAATGAAAATAAAGAAATCTTGGTGACTGAATCAAAAGATGAGAAAAAAGTCCCAACAATTACTAGTAAATTAAGACATAATATCTTAGAGATCCCCAAAGAAGTATATAAAGCCAGCGGGATTGTTATTTATGGACGACGCATTAAGTCGTTTGTCTTCTCGACGGATATTGCGATTATTCGTAACTGTGATGCTGATGCTGTCTTTGCGGTTTATCCGTTTACGCCCCAACAGGCCATTTCTAATGCGATTATTTCCAATAGTTATATTCCAGTCTTCTGCGGTGTCGGCGGCGGGACAACCAATGGTTTAAGAACGATTGGCTTAGCCAAAGATGTCGAAGCGCAGGGCGCGATGGGTGTCGTATTAAATGCCCCGATCACGAATATGAACTTATTAGCGGTGGCCAAATCCGTCGATATTCCGGTGATCATTACCGTGGTTTCGGAAGACACCAATATTGATCGTCGCTTAGAATCTGGCGCTTCTATTATTAATGTGGCAGCGGGTGCGAAAACGGCGGATGTTGTCCGTTCGATCCGCTCGCGCTATCCGGATTTGCCAATCATTGCCAGCGGCGGCAAGAGTGGGGAAACGATTCTGAAAACGATTGAAGCGGGGGCGAATGCGATTACCTATACGCCGCCAACAACAGCGGAACTCTTTAGTGCGATGATGACCAAATATCGTTAA
- a CDS encoding phage tail tip lysozyme: MKSKKRIFALVLTLCLAIGAAAFAHGLTTSASSNGREIYNLLTTKYGFNGAQASGIVSNIYYESGFNPNAGGVCYGLVQWTGARKSAMRRYAGRLGYSGSSVKGQVAYLVHELKTSERAAYSRIKAAPNNASGAYSSGYAFCYYFERPANKLSRSRQRGNKARSFFAQYKGSKAAGKASSASTSAVKANKSSKTYKPGTYKLRLTMTLRAKPSVNSSAVGSVAKGKKVKVTTIKNKKWAAYKVNGKTKYFSLKYATKVA, encoded by the coding sequence ATGAAATCTAAAAAGCGTATCTTTGCCTTAGTACTGACATTATGTTTAGCGATCGGAGCGGCAGCTTTCGCTCATGGGTTAACGACTTCTGCATCATCTAATGGTCGTGAGATCTATAATTTATTAACCACAAAATATGGTTTCAATGGAGCACAGGCTTCAGGAATCGTTTCTAATATCTATTATGAATCAGGCTTTAACCCAAATGCTGGCGGTGTCTGCTATGGCTTAGTGCAGTGGACTGGAGCGCGTAAATCTGCTATGAGAAGATATGCCGGCCGTTTAGGTTACTCAGGATCTTCAGTGAAAGGTCAGGTTGCTTATTTAGTTCATGAATTAAAGACTTCTGAAAGAGCTGCTTACTCAAGAATTAAAGCGGCCCCTAATAATGCGAGTGGTGCTTATTCATCTGGTTATGCTTTCTGTTATTACTTCGAAAGACCTGCCAATAAGTTATCTCGTTCTCGTCAGCGCGGTAATAAAGCAAGATCATTCTTTGCGCAGTATAAAGGCTCAAAGGCTGCGGGAAAAGCGTCTTCTGCAAGTACTTCAGCCGTGAAAGCTAACAAGAGTTCAAAAACATATAAACCAGGTACTTATAAGTTAAGATTAACAATGACTTTAAGAGCCAAACCATCAGTTAATTCTAGTGCTGTTGGATCTGTCGCTAAAGGTAAAAAAGTGAAAGTCACAACAATCAAGAATAAGAAGTGGGCTGCTTACAAAGTAAATGGTAAAACAAAATACTTCTCATTAAAATACGCTACAAAGGTTGCTTAA